Genomic DNA from Bacteroides zhangwenhongii:
TCCAACTTGCAGATCAATAATGTGTTATCTTTCTCTGCAATGATATATCCATCCAAGCCTTGAATAACTACTCGTTTTTCTTCGCTGGCATGCACAATACAATTTTTGCTTTCGTACAAACGGATATCGGTTCCTACGGTTGCATTTCCAGACTTATCCTGTGGAAGCAAACCGCGAAGTGCTCCCCATGTACCCAGATCTGACCAGCCAAAAGAAGCGGGAAGTACATAAATCTCCTGCGCTTTCTCCATCACTGCATAGTCGATAGAAATGCTTTCGCAAGTAGGGAATAACTTCTTGATCGTTTCATTTTCTTTCTCTGTATAGAAATCGGGGAAAATGCGATCGAAAATTTGTGCGATGCCCGGAGCATATACACGCATCACTGAAGTAATAGTACGCACGTTCCATACAAAGATTCCCGCATTCCAGAAGAAATTGCCTTCTGCCAGATACTTTTCGGCAGTCTCTTTATCCGGTTTTTCCTTAAATGCATCTACAGTGTAAATTTCTTTATCTGTCTGGAGCTGATCGGCAGCAGCAATATATCCGTATCCGGTTTCCGGACGAGTTGGCCGGATACCTATCGTTACAATGGCACTGCCATCATCTGTGAAACGAAGGGCTTTCTCCATCACTCTACGGAATTCTCCCGTATCAATGACTAATGCATCCGAAGGAGTTACTACAATGTTAGCATTCGGATGTTTTTTCTTGATCTTCCAGCAAGCAAAAGCAATGCAGGGTGCAGTATTGCGCGCACAAGGCTCCGCCAAAATAT
This window encodes:
- a CDS encoding mannose-1-phosphate guanylyltransferase encodes the protein MDNHVVIMAGGIGSRFWPMSTPECPKQFIDVMGCGRSLIQLTADRFDGVCPRENMWVVTSEKYIDIVREQLPEIPEGNILAEPCARNTAPCIAFACWKIKKKHPNANIVVTPSDALVIDTGEFRRVMEKALRFTDDGSAIVTIGIRPTRPETGYGYIAAADQLQTDKEIYTVDAFKEKPDKETAEKYLAEGNFFWNAGIFVWNVRTITSVMRVYAPGIAQIFDRIFPDFYTEKENETIKKLFPTCESISIDYAVMEKAQEIYVLPASFGWSDLGTWGALRGLLPQDKSGNATVGTDIRLYESKNCIVHASEEKRVVIQGLDGYIIAEKDNTLLICKLEEEQRIKEFSK